In a single window of the Amycolatopsis sp. cg5 genome:
- a CDS encoding TIGR03560 family F420-dependent LLM class oxidoreductase, giving the protein MELGLQIPCFTWPNGPAELGADLAALVAAADEAHFEYIALMDHFFQIPEDSFHRNPVVPPGAEDMLESYTTLGFLAAHTKRAKLMTMMTGALYRPPGLLAKIITTLDVLSGGRAVLGIGTGWNEEEATGLGFAFPSTTERFELLEEVLRFILQMWSDDDRGFTGKHINAGRLFNAPQVLSRPHPAIMVGGSGERKSLRLVAKYGQACNLFNTPELERKLAVLRAHCDDLGRDYDEITKTVYHILDIGDKGTKTDVLLAELERLAGFGVDAVIGAVPGLPDLEILARFGEDVIPQASRL; this is encoded by the coding sequence ATGGAACTTGGGCTGCAGATTCCCTGCTTCACCTGGCCGAACGGACCCGCCGAACTCGGCGCCGACCTCGCCGCCCTGGTCGCCGCCGCGGACGAAGCACACTTCGAATACATCGCGCTGATGGATCATTTCTTCCAGATCCCGGAGGACTCCTTCCACCGCAACCCGGTCGTCCCGCCGGGCGCCGAGGACATGCTCGAGTCGTACACCACGCTCGGATTCCTTGCGGCACATACGAAACGCGCCAAACTGATGACCATGATGACCGGCGCGCTCTACCGCCCGCCCGGCCTGCTGGCGAAGATCATCACCACCCTCGACGTACTTTCCGGCGGTCGCGCGGTACTCGGCATCGGCACCGGCTGGAACGAAGAGGAAGCCACCGGACTCGGGTTCGCCTTCCCGTCCACGACGGAAAGATTCGAGCTACTCGAAGAAGTTCTCCGCTTCATCCTGCAAATGTGGTCCGACGACGACCGCGGCTTCACCGGAAAACACATCAACGCGGGCCGATTGTTCAACGCGCCCCAGGTTTTGAGCCGCCCGCACCCGGCGATCATGGTCGGCGGCAGCGGCGAGCGTAAATCGCTACGCCTGGTCGCGAAGTACGGGCAGGCGTGCAACCTGTTCAACACCCCCGAGCTCGAGCGCAAGCTGGCCGTGCTCCGCGCGCACTGCGACGACCTCGGCCGCGACTACGACGAGATCACCAAGACCGTGTACCACATACTCGACATCGGCGACAAAGGCACAAAAACCGACGTGCTGCTCGCCGAACTCGAGCGCCTGGCCGGCTTCGGCGTCGACGCCGTGATCGGCGCGGTACCCGGCCTCCCCGACCTCGAAATCCTCGCCCGCTTCGGCGAAGACGTAATCCCCCAAGCCTCTCGCCTCTGA